The Brevibacillus choshinensis genome includes the window CTGACCTACGGGGAGTTCGTCGCCTTCTTGCTCTTGACGAACGTATTTTTCCGGCCGATGGAAAAAATTAATGCCATTATTGAGAGTTATCCAAAAGGGATTGCGGGCTTTCGTCGGTACGTTGAAATTATGGACACGGAGCCAGATATCACAGATGCTCCAGATGCTGTTGAAGTAGAAAAGCTGCGTGGAGACATTCAGTATAAAGGTGTGTCGTTCAGCTACGATCGCGAATCAAACATTTTACAGAATATCGATTTAAAGATTCACGCTGGAGAAACGATTGCTTTCGTAGGTCCTTCGGGAGCAGGGAAGACCACACTTTGCAGTTTACTTCCGCGCTTCTATGAAATCGATGGTGGCAGTATCACCATTGACGGGATCGATATACGCCAAATGAAATTGTCTTCCTTGCGTAGCCAGATCGGAATTGTTCAACAGGATGTCTTTCTGTTTTCCGGAACGATCCGGGAGAATATTATCTACGGTAACCAGTCTGCGACGGAAGAAGAAATCTGGGATGCAGCACGACGGGCAAGGCTGGATGAGTTTATTCGTTCTCAGCAGGATGGATTGGAGACAATCATTGGGGAGCGCGGAGTGAAACTTTCTGGTGGACAAAAACAACGTCTGGCGATCGCGCGCATGTTTTTGAAAAACCCACCGATCCTCATCCTGGATGAAGCGACTTCTGCCTTGGATACAGAAACGGAATTGGCCATCCAGCAGTCTTTGGCGGAATTGTCCATTGGACGAACCACACTGGTTATTGCCCATCGTTTGGCGACAATCAAAAATGCTGACCGAATCATGGTGGTCACGGAAGAAGGTATCTCCGAACAAGGTAGCCACGATCAATTGTTGAGGCAAGAAGGCATCTACAATCGACTGTATCAGGCTCAGTTTGGTACATACGTCGAACAGTCGCAAACAGCTTTCTCCAGTTAAGATGTTTCATTAATCGTTTCATGAGGTTCGGCTCGATCTCTGGTCGAGCCGTTTTTCTTTGCCATAGGTTTGAGGGACCGAAAAACTAGACAGGCTGTATATTCATCCTATAAAGTAAAAAGGAGAACTCATTTACCAAAATTAATACTATTTTATAAAGGGATTTTTCGTTGTGGGTACAGGTATTTGCAAATTTATGAGGAGGGAAGTGGTCCGCATTGCAGACTTGGTACCAAAGGGACGAAGCATCTGAGTCAGATGATAGTGAAAGCGACCTACTGCGCGCTTTGGTTCGGCAGGAGCTATTCCTCCATTATCAGCCGGTAGTCGACTTGAAATCAGGAAAAATCATTGGTGTAGAGGCGCTGCTTCGCTGGAATCACCCGGAGGGGGGTGTCCAATTGCCGAAAGACTTTCTTACGATCGCGGAAAAAGGGGGAGCCATCCCCTCGATCGAGGAATGGATTTTGCATACTGCATGCAAGCAAAATAAGAAATGGCAAGAAGAGGGGCTTTGTCCATTCATCGTCTCTGTCAATATTTCGGCATTTCCTTTGATTCAGGCTGATCTTGTACAGGCAGTTGAAAATGCGTTACTGGACAGCAAGCTCGAACCAAAATATTTGGAGCTGGAAATTACAGAAAAAATGGCGATGGATGCGGATCGAACACTAGATATTTTGTTCCAGCTAAAGCGGCTTGGAGTTTCGATCAGTATCGATGATTTCGGAAGAGGATACAGCTCGTTGAACTACCTCAAGCGATTCCCTATCGATAAGTTAAAAATTGACCAACCATTTGTGCAGCACAGCATGGAAGACGAGACAGAAGAATCGGTCGTGAAGACGATTATCGGAATGGCCAAAAACCTCCGACTTCAGGTCGTAGCAGAGGGAGTAGAGACTCAGGAGCAACTGGTTTTTTTGCAACAAAATTTATGTGATGCGGCACAAGGTCACTTGATCAGCAAGCCGGTTTCTGCTGAAAGGCTGGTTGAGATTTATACACGAGTACAGGAGATTGTTCCAGACAAAGGAATCGGACCTGATCAAATTGAACAGCTACGGAAGAGGGAGGCTTTTTCTCAGGCGCGATTAGAGCTGAGTGAGGCATTGAAAAATCAGCAAGGAATGACATTCAAATTCGTTAAACTAGAAAACCGGTACATACATACCCTTTGCGAAGGAGAACTCATGAATCGGATGGGGATTCTCTCTGAGCAGATCGTTGGAAAAGAATTAATAGAAATCTTAGATCCAGCTGAAGCAGCTAGGAAAACGAATTACTACGAGCGAGCGTGGAATGGAGAGCAATACGTCAATTACGAAGGCTATATAAACGGAGTCAATTATATTGCTGCCTTGCGTCCGATTTATCAAAGTGGAAAAGTAAAAGAAGTCATTGCATCCTGCGTCGATATTACCGAATTGAAAAAAACAGAAGAAGCTCTGCGGGCGAGCGAAGCAAAATACCGTTTGATCGCGGAAAACATGTCGGATATCATTGTGGTTCTCGATCAAGGTGGGATCATTACATACATGTCTCCAGCAGTTTCATCGGTTTTGGGTGTTACACCTGAGGAATTGCAAGATCAACACATTCTGAATTTCATCTTGCCAAAAGAGAAAGAAAAGGTGCATCAAGCAGTTGAGGAAATGATAGAGTGGAAGCTTCCCAAGCAACTCTCTTTTTCTAGTACACACCGTAATGGCTCCAAAGTCATTCTCGAAGCGAAAGGAACCCCCGTGCTCGATAGTCAAGGCGAGGTTCAGCAAATCATCCTGATTATCCGAAACATCACAGCGCAAGTCCACGCGGAAGAGTTTTTGCGGAAAATAGATAGGCTCGCTGCTGTAGGTCACCTCGCCGCAGGAGTTGCCCACGAGATTCGCAATCCAGTTACATCCATCAAAGGCTTCGTCCAGCTATTGAAACAAGATCACGGGAAGCAAGAGTATTTTGACATTATGCTTGCGGAGTTTCAGCAATTAGAGAACATCCTGCGCGAATTTGTGTTTCTGACACAGGAGCGCTCGTCTTCCTATGAGCAGGTATCGGTGGGGACTATTCTGGATAACGTGATGGCTCATTTACAAGAAAAGTCTCTGCATCATAAAATTAAGATCGATCTAACGGGAGAGCAGGAAATAATAATCTGGTGTGACCCAACCCAAATTCGTCAACTCTTTATCAACATCCTGTCCAATTCAATCGAAGCCATGCCCAATGGGGGAATGATCCAGGTCAGTGTCCTCCCGGAAGGTCATGACAAGGTGATGATTCGAATTGTGGATGAAGGCTGTGGTATGAGTGAGGAACGGTTAAAGCGGCTGGGTGAACCCTTTTACAGCACAAAGGAAAAAGGAACTGGCCTCGGCCTCATGATCAGTTATAAAATTATGGAGTATCACCAAGGCTATATTCATTTTTCCAGTGAGCCACAACAAGGGACAACAGTAGAAGTCGTTTTTCCATTAGACAAGGTCCGATCAGCTACTTGATCGGACCTTACTTTTATTTACCACCATATTTGGTTGGAGGGTTCCCGTACTGTTGCCGGATGGCCACAAGCAATCGAAGCCATGCTTCTGGTAGTTTTTGTGGAAGTTCGGTGCCTTGTTCAGGGGAGGGACGACTTTCTTTTTTCTCATTCACATTCAAGAGGTCCATCTATCCTTTCGTAT containing:
- a CDS encoding ABC transporter ATP-binding protein; the protein is MLRRFFSYYRPYRGLFLLDFTCAILAGLLELGFPLAVNMVVDQLLPSKDWPLIIWACLGLLVMYILNAGMNYVVTYWGHMLGINIETDMRKKLYDHIQKLSFRFFDNTKTGHLLSRLTNDLMEIGEVAHHGPEDLFIAVMTLIGAFCLMFSINEEMALMTFLVIPIMIWLVIHFNRKMTSAFHRMYGDMADFNARVEDNVGGIRVVQAFANEAYENGRFAENNLRFRLTKLLSYKIMAQNASVSYMMMRLVTLFVLICGSWFVLQNQLTYGEFVAFLLLTNVFFRPMEKINAIIESYPKGIAGFRRYVEIMDTEPDITDAPDAVEVEKLRGDIQYKGVSFSYDRESNILQNIDLKIHAGETIAFVGPSGAGKTTLCSLLPRFYEIDGGSITIDGIDIRQMKLSSLRSQIGIVQQDVFLFSGTIRENIIYGNQSATEEEIWDAARRARLDEFIRSQQDGLETIIGERGVKLSGGQKQRLAIARMFLKNPPILILDEATSALDTETELAIQQSLAELSIGRTTLVIAHRLATIKNADRIMVVTEEGISEQGSHDQLLRQEGIYNRLYQAQFGTYVEQSQTAFSS
- a CDS encoding EAL domain-containing protein — encoded protein: MQTWYQRDEASESDDSESDLLRALVRQELFLHYQPVVDLKSGKIIGVEALLRWNHPEGGVQLPKDFLTIAEKGGAIPSIEEWILHTACKQNKKWQEEGLCPFIVSVNISAFPLIQADLVQAVENALLDSKLEPKYLELEITEKMAMDADRTLDILFQLKRLGVSISIDDFGRGYSSLNYLKRFPIDKLKIDQPFVQHSMEDETEESVVKTIIGMAKNLRLQVVAEGVETQEQLVFLQQNLCDAAQGHLISKPVSAERLVEIYTRVQEIVPDKGIGPDQIEQLRKREAFSQARLELSEALKNQQGMTFKFVKLENRYIHTLCEGELMNRMGILSEQIVGKELIEILDPAEAARKTNYYERAWNGEQYVNYEGYINGVNYIAALRPIYQSGKVKEVIASCVDITELKKTEEALRASEAKYRLIAENMSDIIVVLDQGGIITYMSPAVSSVLGVTPEELQDQHILNFILPKEKEKVHQAVEEMIEWKLPKQLSFSSTHRNGSKVILEAKGTPVLDSQGEVQQIILIIRNITAQVHAEEFLRKIDRLAAVGHLAAGVAHEIRNPVTSIKGFVQLLKQDHGKQEYFDIMLAEFQQLENILREFVFLTQERSSSYEQVSVGTILDNVMAHLQEKSLHHKIKIDLTGEQEIIIWCDPTQIRQLFINILSNSIEAMPNGGMIQVSVLPEGHDKVMIRIVDEGCGMSEERLKRLGEPFYSTKEKGTGLGLMISYKIMEYHQGYIHFSSEPQQGTTVEVVFPLDKVRSAT